The Caldalkalibacillus uzonensis genome includes a region encoding these proteins:
- a CDS encoding Glu/Leu/Phe/Val family dehydrogenase translates to MGSTITKSSQLGKHKTAIDKELLDSTRLIIKEALNKLGYPDAMYELLKEPLRMLTVRIPVRMDDGNIKVFTGYRAQHNDAVGPTKGGVRFHPEVTEHEVKALSMWMSLKCGIVDLPYGGGKGGIVCDPREMSFAELERLSRGYVRAISQLVGPTKDIPAPDVFTNSQIMAWMMDEYSRIREFDSPAFITGKPLVLGGSEGRESATATGVTICIEEAAKRKEIDLQGARVIIQGFGNAGSFLAKFMHHSGAKVVGISDAFGALYDKDGLDIAYLLERRDSFGTVTHLFKNTITNQELLTKDCDILVPAAVSNQITADNAHYIKASIVVEAANGPTTLEATRILTERGILVVPDVLASSGGVTVSYFEWVQNNQGYYWTKEEVDLKLRNIMINAFEKIYKLANHRKIDMRLAAYMVGVRKMAEASRFRGWI, encoded by the coding sequence TACAAGGTTGATCATAAAAGAAGCTTTAAACAAGTTGGGTTATCCGGATGCAATGTACGAGTTGTTAAAAGAACCGTTGAGAATGTTAACAGTTCGAATTCCCGTTCGTATGGATGATGGAAATATTAAAGTATTTACCGGTTATCGTGCGCAGCATAATGATGCTGTTGGCCCAACTAAAGGAGGCGTTCGCTTTCATCCTGAAGTAACCGAGCATGAAGTCAAGGCCTTGTCGATGTGGATGAGCTTAAAATGCGGGATTGTAGATCTTCCATACGGAGGCGGCAAGGGCGGAATTGTTTGTGATCCCAGAGAGATGTCTTTTGCTGAATTGGAAAGATTAAGCCGCGGTTATGTGCGAGCCATCAGTCAGCTTGTCGGCCCCACCAAAGATATTCCTGCACCGGATGTTTTTACGAACTCACAGATCATGGCCTGGATGATGGATGAATACAGTCGGATTCGTGAATTTGATTCACCGGCTTTTATTACTGGAAAACCGCTTGTTCTTGGTGGATCAGAAGGAAGGGAAAGCGCTACGGCAACAGGGGTTACGATTTGTATTGAAGAGGCAGCCAAGAGAAAAGAAATCGATTTGCAAGGAGCCCGCGTAATTATTCAAGGGTTTGGCAATGCAGGTAGTTTCTTGGCAAAGTTTATGCATCATTCGGGAGCAAAGGTTGTTGGGATATCTGACGCATTTGGTGCGTTGTATGATAAGGATGGACTGGATATTGCCTACTTGTTAGAACGGCGTGACAGTTTCGGAACGGTTACCCACCTGTTTAAAAATACGATAACAAATCAGGAATTATTAACAAAGGATTGCGACATTCTTGTTCCAGCCGCTGTATCAAATCAAATTACAGCAGACAATGCCCATTATATCAAAGCCTCTATTGTGGTTGAAGCGGCGAATGGGCCAACAACGTTGGAAGCCACTAGGATATTGACAGAACGGGGAATTCTGGTCGTACCCGATGTTTTGGCCAGTTCTGGCGGCGTTACCGTTTCATATTTTGAATGGGTGCAAAATAACCAAGGGTATTATTGGACAAAAGAAGAGGTTGACCTTAAACTGCGGAATATTATGATTAATGCTTTTGAAAAAATTTATAAGTTGGCAAATCATCGTAAGATTGACATGCGTCTGGCCGCTTATATGGTCGGGGTGCGCAAAATGGCGGAAGCTTCTCGCTTCCGAGGTTGGATTTGA